Within the Acidipropionibacterium acidipropionici genome, the region GTGACAAGTTCACGATGCATCTGCTGCCCTCGGGCGTTCTCAACCCGAACTCCATCGCGGTGCTCGGCAACGGCGTCGTCATCGACCTGGAGGTGCTGCACGAGGAGCTCGACGAGCTGGCCGCCCGCGGGCTGGAGATCCCGCACCCGCTCATCAGCGCCAACGCGCACATCATCACCCCGTACCACCAGACGATGGACAAGGTGACCGAGCGCTTCCTGGGCAAGAGGAAGATCGGCACCACCGGGCGCGGCATCGGACCGGCCTACTCCGACAAGATCAACCGGATCGGCATCCGCGTCCAGGATCTTTTCGACGAGTCGATCCTGCGCCAGAAGGTCGAGGCCGCCCTGGAGCGCAAGAACGCCGAGCTGGTGAAGATCTACAACCGCCGGGCGATCGACGCCGACCAGGTCTCCGACATGCTGCTCTCCCACGCCGATCGGATCCGCCCGCACGTCGTCGACGTCGCCAGGCTGCTCAACAAGGCCCTCGATGAGAAGAAGGTCGTGCTCTTCGAGGGGGCCCAGGCCCACCACCTCGACGTCGACTTCGGCACCTACCCCTACGTCACCTCCTCCAACCCCATCGCCGCCGGCGCCTGCACCGGCTCCGGCGTGGGGCCGGCGCGGATCAACCGGGTCATCGGCATCGCGAAGGCCTACACCACCCGGGTGGGGGAGGGGCCCTTCCCGACCGAGCTGCTCGACGAGACCGGTGAGAAGCTGCGCACCGACGGCGGCGAGTTCGGGGTCACCACCGGGCGCCCGCGCCGCTGCGGATGGTTCGACGCGCCCCTGGTGGAGCAGGCCGTCGTGGTGAACTCGATGACCGACATCTTCCTCACCAAGCTCGACGTGCTCACCGGCTGGGAGAAGATCCCGGTCTGCGTGGCCTACGACATCGACGGGACCCGCCACGACGTCATGCCGATGACCCAGTCCGACTTCCACCACGCGAAGCCGATCTACGAGTACCTGCCCGGCTGGACCGAGGACATCACCGGCGCCCGCTCCTTCGACGAGCTGCCCGCCAACTGCCAGTCCTACGTCAAGCGCCTCGAGGAGCTCATCGGCTGCCGGATCTCCGGCATCGGGGTGGGGGCGGGCCGCGAGCAGTCGGTGATGATCAACGATCTGATCGACTGACACGAGGAAGGGCGACTCCTCAATGGAGCTGTGTGTTCGCTTTGCGAAAGCGGCTCTTGCTCTGGCCCTCCTGCAGGAGGGCCAGAGCAGGTGTACGAGGCGAGAAGCTGCCTCACGATTCACGGTCGGGAGCGTCTCCGTGTCCGTGTGCTGTCGCCTGCGAAACGTTGCCCTCAGCGGCAGCTGACATGCCAATCCGCGTCACCGATCGGCTACCACGATGTCGGTTTGTGGGAAGTCGTCGCCCTTGAAGAGAAGTGACTCTCCCTGAGTAATTGCGGCGGCATATGAGAACAAGTCGCCGAGGTTCAGCGCAGCAGGGTGACGCCCCTTCCCGAAACGGCTCCATGCCTGAGCTGCTGTGATCGCCTGGGTCTCGTCACACGGCAGGACTTCCGTGTCGAGGTCGGCCAGTAGCGCGTGAAGATCGGCCACCGCCTCGGATCCAGCGCGTGCCTCGAGAACGACAGAAGCCTCAACCAGGCTGGCGGCGCTCAATGCCAGGCGGTCGGCGCCGATCATGACGTCAAGCAGGTGCTCGGCGTCGGGCTCTCCTGTGAGTACGGCCACCAGGGCAGACGTGTCGACGATCATCGTGGCAGGCCGTTCTCGTCATAGCCGATGATCTCGTCGGCGTCGCGATCATCGAGCACGGCCCTGGCTCGCGCGCGTTCGATGTAGTGATGCAGATCGGGCCGGGAGGAGACCCGGTGCTGACGGCGCACTCGTGTCAAGCGTTCAGCCAGGGCGGCGTGCAGCGCAGAGGTGAGGGTCTCGCCGGTCTCCTCTGCAAGTTCACGGGCCAGCCGGTCGGTGTCCGGGTCCTTGATGTTGAGCGCCATGGGCCAATGATAGCCGCCCATCATCCCATCGAGGAAGAAAGCGAGACATCCAGGAAGAAACCGTGGACGGGCGTGTTGGTGACACGTTCTGGTCCCCGATCTGGCGTTCCCGATGTGGCGTCCAACGGCGCCGGGCCATCTTTCGGGGTGCTGATGCCGCTGGAGGGCACATGGGGGATTCGGGTCCTCTACTACAGTGGCGCCCGTGACCGAGATGACAGTCCTCATCCTGGGCTCGGGGGGTCGCGAGCACGCGATCGCCCTGGCCGTCTCCAATGATCCGCAGGTCGGTGCGGTCCATGTGGCCCCGGGGAATCCCGGAACGGCCTCATTCGCCGTCAACCACCCCGTCGACGCCTCCGACGCCGACGCAGTGGTGGCCCTGGCCCGTGAGATCTCCGCCGACCTGGTCGTCGTCGGCCCCGAGGCCCCGCTGGTCGCCGGGGTGGCCGACGCCGTGCGGGCGGCCGGCATCGACTGCTTCGGTCCGAGCCGAGAGGCGGCCCGCCTGGAGGGCTCCAAGGCCTTCGCCAAGGAGATCATGACGGCCGCCGGGGTGCCGACCGCCGAGGCCGTGGCCTGCAGCAGCGTCGAAGAGGCCGAGGCCGCACTGGACCGGTTCGGCGCCCCCCACGTCGTCAAGGACGACGGGCTGGCCGCCGGCAAGGGAGTCGTGGTCACCTCGGACCGGGCCGAGGCCCTGGCCCACGCCCGGCACTGCATCGAGTCCGGGCATCCGATCGTCATCGAGGACTACCTCAAGGGACCGGAGGTGAGCCTCTTCGCGATCTGCGACGGCACCCGCGCCCTCCCACTCCAGCCCGCCCAGGACTTCAAACGGGTCGGCGACGGCGGCACCGGCCCCAACACCGGCGGCATGGGCGCCTACACGCCGCTGCCGTGGGCCCCCGCCGATCTGGTCGAGACGGTCACGACGTCGATCATCACCCCCACTCTCACCGAGATGAATCGCCGCGGCACCCCCTTCCAGGGGCTGCTCTACGTGGGGCTGTCGCTCACCTCCCAGGGCCCCCGCGTCGTCGAGTTCAACGTCCGCTTCGGCGACCCGGAGACCCAGCCCCTGCTGTCGATGATCGAGTCCCCGCTGGCCCAGGTGATGCGCGCCGCCGCCAAGGGCGATCTCAGCGCCTTCGACGACGGCCTGGAGTTCCGCCGCGGATTCGCCGTCGGCGTCGTGCTGGCCTCCGAGGGATACCCCGGAGAGGTCACCACCGGGCGCGAGATCCAGGGGGCCCTGGCCTCCGACGGCGGCTCGGACCCTGACATCATCCAGGCCGGTACGGCCCTGGACGGGGACCGGCTCGTCTCGGCGGGCGGCCGCGTGCTGGTGGCCCTGGGCCACGGCGAGACCCTCACCGGGGCCCGCCAGGCCGCCTACGCCCGTATCGGGAGAATCACCCTCGAGGGAGGTTTCCACCGCGGGGACATCGCGCTGACCGCCGCCGAAGAGGAGGCCTTCACCGCCCTGTCGGAGCCGAAGGGCTCGCTCGGCGATCCCGGCGCCAATTCCTGACGATCCCGAGCCACACCCGCCCGACACACCTGCAGTCACACCGCATCATCTAGGAGCCCCCGTGAGCGTGCCCAATGTCCTGGCGACCCGATACGCATCCCCGCAGATGCGCGAGATCTGGTCCCCGGAGAACAAGATCAAGGCCGAACGCAGGCTGTGGATCGCCGTCCTGGAGGCCCAGATCGAGCTGGGTGTCGGGCTGGGCGATGACGATCCCGCCCAGGTGCTGGCCGACTACCGGGCCGCCGTCGACCACGTCGACCTGGACTCCATCGCCCGCCGCGAGGCGATCACCCGCCACGACGTCAAGGCCCGGATCGAGGAGTTCAACGCGCTGGCCGGCCATGAGCACATCCACAAGGGGATGACGAGCCGCGACCTCACCGAGAACATCGAGCAGCACCAGGTGCTCACCTCATTGAATCTGGTGCGCGACCGGATGGTGGCGACTCTGGCGCAGCTCTCCCGGTTGGCCGGCGAGTACGCCGACCAGCCGATCGCAGGGCGCTCCCACAACGTCGCCGCCCAGGTCACCACGCTGGGCAAGCGCTTCGGCACCGTCATCGACGAGATGCTGGTCGCCTACCAGCGCGTCGAGGGGCTCATCGACCACTACCCGGCGCGCGGCATCAAGGGCCCGATGGGCACCTCTCAGGACATGCTCGACCTGCTCGACGGCGACGCCGCCAAGCTCGCCGAGCTGGAGCACCGGATCGCCGCGCACCTGGGCTTCAACCACGTGCTCACCTCCACAGGGCAGATCTACCCCAGGTCTCTGGACTTCGACGTCGTCTCGGCCCTGGTCCAGGTGGCGTCCGGCCCTTCCGACCTGGCGACCTCGATCCGCCTGATGGCCGGCAATGAGCTGGTCACCGAGGGATTCAAGCCCGGCCAGGTGGGCTCCTCGGCGATGCCGCACAAGATGAACGCCCGCTCCTGCGAGCGGGTCAACGGCTTCCTGGTGGTGCTGCGCGGCTATCTCACGATGGTCACCGGGCTGGCCGGGGTGCAGTGGAACGAGGGGGACGTCTCCTGCTCGGTGGTGCGCCGCATCGCCCTGCCCGACGCCTTCTACGCCATCGACGGGATGTTCGAGACCTTCCTCACCATCCTCACCGACTTCGGAGCCTTCCCGGCGGTCATCGAGGCCGAGCTGTCGCGCTACCTTCCCTTCCTCACCACCACCAAGGTGCTGATGGCCTGCGTGCGGGCCGGGGTGGGACGCGAGGATGCCCACGAGGCCATCAAGGAGAACGCGGTGGGTCTGGCCCTGGAGATGCGCGAGACCGGATCGACCCGCAACAACCTCTTCGAGCGGCTGGCGGCCGACGACCGCATCCCGCTGACCAGCGACCAGCTGGAGCATCTGGTGAGCGAACCGCTCGAGTTGACCGGGGGAGCGCGGGATCAGGTGGCGGTCCTCGTCGAGAAGGTCGGCCGGATCGTCGCCGACCATCCCCGGGCCGCCCGCTACCTGCCCGGCAAGGTGCTCTGAGCAGGCCTGCGCGCACGGCTTACTCGCTGGAGACCCGTTCCCGGGGGCAAGACCCCCGGGGAGTGCGCCTCCGGCAAGTAATCGTGTCGGTGGTTGAGACGCTTAGGCTGTGGGCACCGGCCCCAAGGGGGTCGTCAGTCCTTGGGGCAGATCGCGCAGCACCGCGTCCAGGGCACGGACGGTGCGGCGTTCCAGGACGGCGGGGCGGCCGCACAGGCTGACGTCGCGGTGCGGCCTGGGCGCGGTGAATTCGCGCAGCACGACGCGCGGATCCGGCGCCATCGGCGGGCTCACCGCCATCCGGGGGACCAGGGTGCGGCCGATGCCGGCGGCCACCAGTTGCCACAGGGTGGCCATCGAGTCGGCGTGCACGTCCTTCTGGACGCCGGCCCTCGACTGCGCGCACACCTCGAGCACCTGGTCGCGCAGGCAGTGACCCTCCGACATGAGCATCACGTCACTGCCGCGCAGCGCGGCGGCCTCGATCGGCCCCGGAGCCGTGGCCATCGGATCACCGGCCGGCAGCGCGAGGAGGAAGTCCTCCCGGAAGACGGGCTGGGCCGACAGCCGGGGATCGTCGATCTCGGACGCCACCAGGGCGACGTCCAGCGCCCCGCGGGCAAGCATGTCGAACAGCTGGGTGGTCTTCTGCTCGACCACCTGCACCCGGACGCCCGGGGCCGACCGGCCCATACCGTCCAGCAGGTGCGGGAGCAGTGAGGAGGCCAGAGTGGGGAAGATGCCCACCCGCAGTATGCCGCTCACCGGTGCCGATCCCGCACGGGATTCCTCGCCGATGGCGCAGATGTCTGCGGCCAGGGCCAGGATGTGGCGGGTCGGGCCGATCACCCGGGTGCCGAGCTCGGTGGGTTCGGCGGAGGTTCCCCGGCTCACCAGCGGGCCGCCGAGTTCCACCTCGAGGCGCCGTAGCTGGGATGACAGGGTCGGTTGGCTCACCCCGCAGCGGGTGGCGGCCCTGCCGAAGTGGTGCTCCTCGGCCAGGGCCGCCAGGTACTCCAGCTGGCGCAGATTCATCAGGACGCCTGGGCGAGCGGAGTCGGGATGGTGCCCGCGGCACCGGCCGAGCGGATCAGATGGTCGAAGGCGGCCAGCGAGGCCATCGCCCCTGCCCCCATCGAGATGATGATCTGCTTGTACGGCTGGGTGGTGCAGTCCCCGGCGGCGTAGACGCCGGGCACCGAGGTGGCCTTGCGGGCGTCCACCACGATCTCACCGCGGCGGGTGAGCTTGACCGCATCGCCGAGCCATTCGGTGTTGGGCAGCAGGCCGATCTGGACGAAGATTCCCTCGACATCCAGGCTGCCGGTCCGGCCGGTGGTGCGGTCCTCGTACTCGAGGCCGGTGACATGGGCCCCGTCGCCGATCACCCGGGTGGTCCGGGCCGAGGCGATGACGCTGGCGTTGGGCAGCTTGCCGAGTGCTTCCAGCAGGACGGCGTCGGCCTTGAGGTCGTCCAGGAATTCGACGACGGTCACGTGACGCGCGACCCCTGCCAGGTCGATGGCGGCCTCGATGCCCGAGTTGCCGCCTCCGACCACGGCGACGTCCTTGCCGGCGAACAGGGGGCCGTCGCAGTGGGGGCAGTAGGTGACGCCCCTGGTGCGGTACTCGTCCTCGCCGGGGACCCCCAGATGGCGCCAGCGGGCTCCGGTGGCCAGGATGACCGACCTCGCGCGCAGCTGCCCGCCGGTGAACCGTACGGCGGTCAGGCCGTCCGGGCCTGCGGGGATGAGCTCCTCGGCTCGCTGGCGCTCGATGGTGTCGACGCCGTACTCGGCGACGTGGGCGCCGAGCGCCGCGGCCAGCCGGGGCCCGGTGGTGTGGGGGACCGAGATGAGGTTCTCGATGGCGTCGGTGTCGAGCACCTGCCCGCCGATCCGGTCGCCCACCATGGCGGTGCGGATGCCCTTGCGGGCGGCGTAGACGGCGGCCGCTGCACCGGCCGGGCCACCACCCACGACCAGGACGTCGTAGGGGTCGCGCCCGGACAGGTCCTCGGCGGCCTGCCCGGCGGCCGAGGAGTCGAGCTTCTCCAGGATGTCGGCCATCGTCATCCGGCCCGATCCCCACTCCCGGCCGTCGAGGTGGATGGCGGGCACCGACTGGATGCCGAGGTCGTCGACCTCGGCCTTGAAGGTGCCGCCCTCCACGGCGGTGTGGCGGATGTTGGGGTTGATGATGCTCATGGCGTTGAGGGCCTGCACGACGGTGGGGCAGTTCTGGCAGGTGAGCGACATGTAGGTGGTGAACTCGTGATGCCCCTTGACGCTTCGCACGGCGTCGATCAGGGCGGGATCCTCCTTGACCGGGACCCCTCCGACCTGGAGCAGGGCCAGCACCAGGGAGGTGAACTCGTGGCCCATCGGCAGTCCGGCGAAGCGCACGGAGATGCCGGTTCCGGGCCGGGTGATGGCGAAGGACGGGGTGCGGGGGTCGGCGACGGGTTCGGTGACGGTGACGTCGTCGCTGAGAGCAGCGATCTCGCCGAGCAGTTCCATCATCTGGCTGGACTTCCTCCCCTCCCCGGGGGAGGGGACCAGAGCCACCGGCTCGGTGGTCATCTCCAGGTAGTCGGCGAGCTGGTGGGTGAGGGCGGAGTCAAGCAAGGTTTCTCCTGAGATGTGGGTGCCGATGACGCCCCGGCCGGTTCTGCGGCCGGGGCGCCGAGTGATGCGGGGTCGGGTCAGATCTTCCCGACGAGGTCGATCGACGGGGCGAGGGTGTCGTCGCCCTCCTCCCACTTGGCGGGGCAGACCTCGCCCGGGTGGGCGGCGATGTACTGGGCGGCCTTGACCTTGCGGACCAGTTCTTCGGCGTTGCGGCCGATGCCCTCGGCGGTGAGCTCGTAGAACTGGATGACGCCCTGGGGGTCGACGAGGAAGGTGGCCCGGTCGGCCTGCCCGGCGCCCTCACGCTCCACGTCGAAGTTGCGGGTGAGGACCATGTTGGGATCGCCCAGCATGGTGTACTGCACCTTCGAGACCGTGTCGGAGTCGGTGTGCCAGGCCTTGTGGACGAAGTGCGAGTCGGTGGAGACCGAGTACACGTCGACGCCCATCTGCTGGAGCTCGCCGTAGTGGTCGGCGAGGTCGCCGAGTTCGGTGGGGCAGACGAAGGTGAAGTCGCCCGGGTAGAAGAAGAAGATCGCCCACCGTCCGGCGATGTCGGCCTCGGAGACGTCGACGAACTGGCCTCCGCGGTACCCGCTCACCGCGAAGGGATGGATTGTCGTGTTGATCAGGCTCATGTCTGTCCTCTCGTCTCAGATGCGATAGTTCGAAGCTATCACCAATGGTCTGACCAATAGCGGTGGGCTATCGGTCGAGAGCATCCACTCCCAACACGCCGTCGTGCAGCCCGGGTGGGCCATGGGACGGCGTGTTGGGAGTGAATGCTCCCTGGTCTGCCTCACGGCCCGACCCGCGCGCCACCCATGGGAGTCGTCTCCCGCCTCTGGAAGCCGCGAGGGGGGCAGCGAGCGCTTGCGCGAGCGTGGGGGGAGTCGTCTCCCCCCTCTCAAAAGAACCGTGCCATACTGCCCCCATGACCTCTGCCGATGATCTCGGGCTTCCTCTGCTCAGCGAGGGCAAGGTGCGCCGCCTGTACCGTCTGCCCGATCAGCCAGGCCGGCTACTGATGGTCGCCACCGACCGGATCAGCGCCTACGACCACATTCTCAGCCCCGACATCCCGGACAAGGGGAAGGTGCTCACGGGTATCTCTCTGTGGTGGTTCGGCCAGCTGGCCGACGTCGTCGAGAACCACCTGGTCTCCACCGACGTCCCGGAGGCCGTCGCCGGGCGCGCGATGGTCGTCGAGGAACTGGAGATGTTCCCGGTCGAGTGCGTGGTCCGCGGCTACCTCACCGGGTCGGGCTGGGCCGAGTACCAGAAGACCCGCTCGGTGTGCGGTATCGAGCTGCCCGGCGGGCTCAAGGACGGGTCGCGGCTGCCCGAACCGATCTTCACCCCGGCCACCAAGGCCGAGTACGGCGAGCACGACGAGAACATCGACTTCGACACCCTGGTCGGCATCGTCGGAGCCGACGTCGCCGCCGAGCTGAGGCGCCTGTCCCTGGCGATCTACGCCAAGGCCGAGCAGATCGCCCGGGACCGCGGCATCATTCTGGCCGACACGAAGGTGGAGTTCGGACGCCGCGCCGACGGCACCATCGTGCTCGGCGACGAGGTGCTGACCCCCGACTCCTCGCGCTTCTGGGACGCCCGCGACTGGCATCCGGGCGGCAAGAACCCCTCCTTCGACAAGCAGTTCGTCCGCGACTGGCTGACCTTCGGCTCGGGCTGGAACTCCAAGTCCGAGGAGAAGCCCCCGGTGCTGCCCGACAGTGTGGTGGCCGCCACCCGGAAGCGGTACCTGGAGGCGTGGTCGATGCTCACCGGAATCGCCGATCCGCTCGCCGGCACCAATGCGGAGGAGCAGCCGCCTGTTGAGGAGACCGCCGAGCAGCAGTCGGTCGAGGCGACCGAAGCACCGGCGGATGCTGCTGGCGACGTCGCCGCTGAGGCCGACGTCGCCGAGGCCGCGGCTGCTCCCGCCGATGTCGCTCCCGAGACTGCACAGGTCTCCACCCGGCCCGAGCCGACCATCGATCCGGCAGGAGGGCCCGAGCCGGCAGCAGAGCTGGAGTCGGCAGCGGAGCCCGAGCCGACGTCCACCATTGAGGAGTCCACCGAGACCGGCGACGGGCCCGATAAGATCGACGCCATGGCACGTGTTGTGGTGGAGGTCATGCCCAAGCCGGAGATCCTCGACCCTCAGGGCAAGGCCATCACAGGCGCCCTGGGCAGGCTGGGACATGACGGACTGACGGTCCGGCAGGGCAAGCGCTTCGAGATCACCGGCGAGGGGGTCGCCGAGCGTCTCGACGAGATCCGCGCGATCGCCGAGGAGATGCTGGCCAACACGGTCATCGAGTCCTTCGACGTGCGCGTGGAGGGCTGAGATGGCGGCACGGATCGGAGTGGTGACCTTCCCCGGGTCGCTGGATGACGCCGACGCGGCCCGCGCGGTGCGCCTCGGCGGGGCGCAGCCGGTGGAGTTGTGGCACGGCTCCGACGACCTCCAGGGGGTGGACGCCGTCATCCTTCCGGGCGGCTTCTCCTACGGGGACTACCTGCGGGCGGGGGCCATCGCCTCCCTGTCCACGGTGATGCGCTCGGTGAGCGCGGCCGCCGCCAAGGGCCTGCCGGTGCTGGGCATCTGCAACGGCTTCCAGGTGCTGTGCGAGGCCCACCTGCTGCCGGGCACCCTCATGCGCAACGAGCAGCGCCGGTTCCACTGCTCGGTCCAGGAGCTGGTCGTCGAGAGCGTGGACACCGTCTGGACCTGCGATTTCGCCACCGGCGACCACATCAACATCGCCGCCAAGCACGGCGAGGGCAACTATGTGGCGGACGAGGCCACCCTGGCGGCCATCGAGGCCAACAACCAGGTGGTCTTCCGCTACGTCGACAATCCCAACGGATCCGACCACGACATCGCCGGCGTCACCAATGAGGCCGGGAACGTGGTGGGCCTGATGCCCCATCCCGAGCACTCCGTGGAGGCTCTCACCGGTGGCTCCACCGACGGTCTCACCTTCATCTCCTCGGTGCTGAAGTTCCTGTCGGTCCAGGTCTGACACCCGCTCTCCGACCCCTGCAACGACGGACGGCCGGCCCCCCTGCGGGGGCCGGCCGTTCACCGTCGGGGGCCTTTCAGGCCAGCTGCTCCTCGGGGGCCTCGATCGCCCAGTGGGCGAAGTCCTGACCCTCCTCGCGGTGGGCCAGGAAGCTGCGGACGACCCTCTCGACGTAGTCGGGGAGCTCCTCGGAGGTCACCTTGAGGCCGCGGACGGTGCGTCCCAGCCGGCTCTCGTCGAGGTGCCGGCCGGTCTCCAGGCGTCCTCCCAGGTGGACCTGGAAACCGAACTCGCCCTTGATGATCTGGCCCTTGAGGCCGATATCGGCCACCTGGAAGCGGGCGCAGGAGTTCGGGCAGCCATTGATGTTGAGAGTGATCGGCGGCTCGATCGTCTCCCCGGCGAAGCGCCTCTCCAGCTCGTCGACCGTGCGTGCCGCCAGGCCCTTGGTCTCCACGAAGGCCAGCTTGCAGAACTCGATCCCCGAGCAGGCCATGGTGGCCCGTCGGAAGGACGAGGGGTGGGCCTGCAGGCCGAGCTGCTGCAGCTCGGCGACCAGCTCGTCGGCGCGCTCGGGAAGGACGTCGAGCACCAGGAGCTTCTGGTAGGGGGTCAACCGGATGCGGTGGGAGCCGGCCTTCTCGGCGGCCTCGGCGATGGCGGTCAGCTTGGGCCCTGACAGCCGGCCCACGGTCGGCGCGAAGCCGATGTAGACGTTGCCGTCCTTCTGGGCGTGGACGCCGATGTGGTCGTCGGGGGAGCCGTCCGGGTGGGCGGCGGGCCCGTCGTGGAGCTTGCGGTGGAGGTACTCGTCCTCCAGCACCTGGCGGAACTTCTCGGGCCCCCAGTCCTCGACGAGGAATTTGAGCCGGGCGTGGGTGCGTCGCAGCCGGTAGCCGTAGTCGCGGAAGATCGATACGACGCCGTGCCACACCTCCGGTGCCTCCTCCTGGGAGACCCACACGCCGAGCCTCTTGGCGAGCTTGGGGGTGGTGGCCAGCGCCCCGCCGACCCAGACGTCGTAGCCGGGGCCCAGCTCGGGGTGGACGACGCCGACGAAGGAGATGTCGTTGATCTCGTGGGGGATGTCGATGCTGGGATGGCCGGTGACCGCGGTCTTGAACTTGCGGGGCAGGTTCGAGAACTCTGGGCTGCCGATCCACTGGTCGACGATGCCGCGGATGGTCGGCGTCGGGTCGATGATCTCGTCGGCGGCGATACCGGCCACCGGGGAGCCCAGGAATCCGCGCGGCACATCGCCGCAGGCCTCGGTGGTGCGCAGCCCGACGGCCTCCAGACGCTCCCAGATCTCGGGGACGTCCTCGATGCGGATCCAGTGGTACTGGATGTTCTGGCGGTCGGTGATGTCGGCGGTGTCGCGGCCGAACTCGTGGGACAGCGCCCCCAGTACCTTCGTCTGCTCGGTGGTGAGCTGGCCGCCGTCGATGCGGACCCGCATCATGAAGGTGTCGTCGGACAGCTCGTTGGGGGTCAGGCTCGCGGTCCGGTGACCGTCGATGCCCTGCTTGCGCTGGGTGTAGACCCCCCACCACTTCAGCCGGGCGAAGAGATCCTCCTGGCTGATGGAGCCGAATCCCTCTTTGGAGTAGGTGCTGATGACCCGGTCCCGGGACGTCAGCCCGTCGGCCTCCTGTTTGAGCACCTCGTCGGAGTTGAGCGGGGAGCGCCCGGACACCGCCCATTGACCCTGGTCACGGGTGGGAGTACGAGTCGGCATGTGATTCCTCCAACGTTTCGCGATTGGCGGGAACGGTACAGGCGGCCGCGGCCGAAACCCAGAAAGTGTCCAGTATCTGACCCGGTGGCCGTACTGTGAGACGCCGGCTGTCTCCCCGCCGCCGGGACGTCTCCCTTATGCAGGAGATGAACGGAGCTGGCGTCGCCCCGGTATCAGGCTCCCATTAGGGTGTTGCGGGTGAGTGTCAAGAATCTGACCAGGGCCGAGGCCCGCCACCGCAGCGACACCCTGACGGTGCACAGCTATCGCGTCTGTCTCGACCTGCGAGAGGCCGAAGACACCGAGCAGCCGCTCTTCGACGTCACCACGCAGATCTGCCTGACCTGCTCGGTCGAGCGGACCTTCCTCGATCTCGCCGGGGCCGGCGGGGTGAGCGTCGTGCTCAACGGCGTCGACGCCCCGGTCGCCTACGACGGAGACCGGCTGGAGATCACCGGCCTGACCCCCGGCGGCACCGACACTCTCGTGGTCACCGCCCGGCTGCCCTACTCGCGCACCGGCGAGGGGCTCCACCGCTTCGTCGACCCCGCCGACAGGCGCACCTACCTCTACACCCAGTTCGAGCCGGCCGACGCCCACCGCGTCTACCCCTGTTTCGACCAGCCCGATCTCAAGGCCCCCATCTCCTTCGAGGTGAGCGCCCCGGCCGCCTGGACCGTCATCTCCAACCAGCCCGAGGAGAGCGCCGAGGAGCTGCCCGACGGGGCGCGGCGCCATGTCTTCGGCGCCACCCCGCCGCTGTCCACCTACATCTCCGCGGTGGTGGCCGGGCCCTACGTCCGGCACTCCTCCGAGTGGACCGGCGCGGACGGATCCCGGATCGAGCTCGGCCTGGTGTGCCGGGCCTCCCTGGAGCCCCACCTCGACGACGAGGAGCTGTTCACCGTCACCCGCCAGGGCCTGGACTTCTACCACTCGCAGTTCGGCTACCCCTACCCCTGGGGCAAGTATGACCAGGTCTTCGTGCCCGAGTACAATCTCGGCGCGATGGAGAATCCGGGCTGCGTCACCTTCACCGAGTCCTACCTGCACCGCGAGCGGGCCACCCGCGCCGAACTGGCCGGACGGGCCAACACCATCCTCCACGAGATGGCGCACATGT harbors:
- the purQ gene encoding phosphoribosylformylglycinamidine synthase subunit PurQ, with the protein product MAARIGVVTFPGSLDDADAARAVRLGGAQPVELWHGSDDLQGVDAVILPGGFSYGDYLRAGAIASLSTVMRSVSAAAAKGLPVLGICNGFQVLCEAHLLPGTLMRNEQRRFHCSVQELVVESVDTVWTCDFATGDHINIAAKHGEGNYVADEATLAAIEANNQVVFRYVDNPNGSDHDIAGVTNEAGNVVGLMPHPEHSVEALTGGSTDGLTFISSVLKFLSVQV
- the ahpC gene encoding alkyl hydroperoxide reductase subunit C, giving the protein MSLINTTIHPFAVSGYRGGQFVDVSEADIAGRWAIFFFYPGDFTFVCPTELGDLADHYGELQQMGVDVYSVSTDSHFVHKAWHTDSDTVSKVQYTMLGDPNMVLTRNFDVEREGAGQADRATFLVDPQGVIQFYELTAEGIGRNAEELVRKVKAAQYIAAHPGEVCPAKWEEGDDTLAPSIDLVGKI
- a CDS encoding nitrite/sulfite reductase, with the protein product MPTRTPTRDQGQWAVSGRSPLNSDEVLKQEADGLTSRDRVISTYSKEGFGSISQEDLFARLKWWGVYTQRKQGIDGHRTASLTPNELSDDTFMMRVRIDGGQLTTEQTKVLGALSHEFGRDTADITDRQNIQYHWIRIEDVPEIWERLEAVGLRTTEACGDVPRGFLGSPVAGIAADEIIDPTPTIRGIVDQWIGSPEFSNLPRKFKTAVTGHPSIDIPHEINDISFVGVVHPELGPGYDVWVGGALATTPKLAKRLGVWVSQEEAPEVWHGVVSIFRDYGYRLRRTHARLKFLVEDWGPEKFRQVLEDEYLHRKLHDGPAAHPDGSPDDHIGVHAQKDGNVYIGFAPTVGRLSGPKLTAIAEAAEKAGSHRIRLTPYQKLLVLDVLPERADELVAELQQLGLQAHPSSFRRATMACSGIEFCKLAFVETKGLAARTVDELERRFAGETIEPPITLNINGCPNSCARFQVADIGLKGQIIKGEFGFQVHLGGRLETGRHLDESRLGRTVRGLKVTSEELPDYVERVVRSFLAHREEGQDFAHWAIEAPEEQLA
- the ahpF gene encoding alkyl hydroperoxide reductase subunit F, which translates into the protein MLDSALTHQLADYLEMTTEPVALVPSPGEGRKSSQMMELLGEIAALSDDVTVTEPVADPRTPSFAITRPGTGISVRFAGLPMGHEFTSLVLALLQVGGVPVKEDPALIDAVRSVKGHHEFTTYMSLTCQNCPTVVQALNAMSIINPNIRHTAVEGGTFKAEVDDLGIQSVPAIHLDGREWGSGRMTMADILEKLDSSAAGQAAEDLSGRDPYDVLVVGGGPAGAAAAVYAARKGIRTAMVGDRIGGQVLDTDAIENLISVPHTTGPRLAAALGAHVAEYGVDTIERQRAEELIPAGPDGLTAVRFTGGQLRARSVILATGARWRHLGVPGEDEYRTRGVTYCPHCDGPLFAGKDVAVVGGGNSGIEAAIDLAGVARHVTVVEFLDDLKADAVLLEALGKLPNASVIASARTTRVIGDGAHVTGLEYEDRTTGRTGSLDVEGIFVQIGLLPNTEWLGDAVKLTRRGEIVVDARKATSVPGVYAAGDCTTQPYKQIIISMGAGAMASLAAFDHLIRSAGAAGTIPTPLAQAS
- a CDS encoding phosphoribosylaminoimidazolesuccinocarboxamide synthase, with the protein product MTSADDLGLPLLSEGKVRRLYRLPDQPGRLLMVATDRISAYDHILSPDIPDKGKVLTGISLWWFGQLADVVENHLVSTDVPEAVAGRAMVVEELEMFPVECVVRGYLTGSGWAEYQKTRSVCGIELPGGLKDGSRLPEPIFTPATKAEYGEHDENIDFDTLVGIVGADVAAELRRLSLAIYAKAEQIARDRGIILADTKVEFGRRADGTIVLGDEVLTPDSSRFWDARDWHPGGKNPSFDKQFVRDWLTFGSGWNSKSEEKPPVLPDSVVAATRKRYLEAWSMLTGIADPLAGTNAEEQPPVEETAEQQSVEATEAPADAAGDVAAEADVAEAAAAPADVAPETAQVSTRPEPTIDPAGGPEPAAELESAAEPEPTSTIEESTETGDGPDKIDAMARVVVEVMPKPEILDPQGKAITGALGRLGHDGLTVRQGKRFEITGEGVAERLDEIRAIAEEMLANTVIESFDVRVEG